CGTTCGGGATCCCTGATATATTTCTGCTCCATCAGGCAGCTTTCCTCGTAAAACTTGGCAATACGTCCCTCGGCGATCTTGTCCAGAATATGTTCGGGCTTTCCCTCGTCGAGGGCCTGTTGGCGATAGATCTCCCTTTCCCTGTCGAGGTCCTCCTGGGGAACATCCTCGGGGGAGAGGTAGGAGGGCGCCGACGCCGCAATCTGCATGGCGATCTCCTTGCCCAGCTCCTGGAACACATCGGTCCTGGCCACGAAATCGGTCTCGCAGTTGATCTCGACCAAGGTGCCGATCTTTCCATTGGTGTGTATGTAACTGAAAACACGCCCCTCGGAGGCGGGCCTGTCGGCTTTCTTCGCGGCCTTGGCAAGGCC
The window above is part of the Thermovirga sp. genome. Proteins encoded here:
- a CDS encoding elongation factor Ts; translated protein: GLAKAAKKADRPASEGRVFSYIHTNGKIGTLVEINCETDFVARTDVFQELGKEIAMQIAASAPSYLSPEDVPQEDLDREREIYRQQALDEGKPEHILDKIAEGRIAKFYEESCLMEQKYIRDPERKVKDLVIQEIARLGENIVVRRFARFSIGE